A stretch of Phragmites australis chromosome 12, lpPhrAust1.1, whole genome shotgun sequence DNA encodes these proteins:
- the LOC133887392 gene encoding dolichyl-diphosphooligosaccharide--protein glycosyltransferase subunit DAD1-like: MPRASSDARLLIQSLRRAYAATPTNLKIIDLYVLFAVATALVQVAYMGIVGSFPFNSFLSGVLSCIGTAVLAVCLRIQVNKDNKEFKDLPPERAFADFVLCNLVLHLVIMNFLG; this comes from the exons ATGCCGAGGGCCTCGAGCGATGCAAGGCTTCTGATCCAGTCCCTGAGGAGGGCTTATGCTGCCACACCAACAAATCTTAAG ATTATTGACCTGTATGTGCTTTTTGCTGTCGCTACTGCCCTTGTTCAG GTTGCTTACATGGGAATAGTTGGGTCATTTCCCTTCAACTCTTTCCTCTCAGGTGTCCTTTCATGCATAGGAACTGCAGTGCTTGCTG TTTGCCTCCGTATTCAGGTCAACAAAGATAACAAGGAATTTAAG gatcTCCCCCCAGAAAGGGCTTTTGCTGATTTTGTTCTGTGCAATCTGGTGCTCCACCTGGTGATCATGAACTTCCTTGGATAA
- the LOC133887204 gene encoding protein GL2-INTERACTING REPRESSOR 2-like, with protein sequence MSRSNGNNNGSGSGGARGARLELQLHLSPPPAGRMEVDGGGGDGSDSSSPSSCVSSDGSPGGKSPMVIGACTRCMMYCMVAKKDFPTCINCKQPCLVDLLHGAGKGK encoded by the coding sequence ATGAGCCGGAGCAACGGCAACAACAACGGGAGCGGCAGTGGCGGCGCGAGGGGCGCACGGCTGGAGCTGCAGCTGCACctgtcgccgccgcccgcggGGAGGATGGAGGtggacggaggcggcggcgacggcagcgACTCATCGTCGCCGAGCTCGTGCGTGTCGTCGGACGGCAGCCCGGGCGGGAAGTCGCCGATGGTGATCGGCGCCTGCACGCGGTGCATGATGTACTGCATGGTGGCCAAGAAGGACTTCCCCACCTGCATCAACTGCAAGCAGCCCTGCCTCGTTGACCTCCTCCACGGCGCCGGCAAGGGCAAGTGA